In one Pungitius pungitius chromosome 13, fPunPun2.1, whole genome shotgun sequence genomic region, the following are encoded:
- the bag2 gene encoding BAG family molecular chaperone regulator 2, with translation MAQAKIQAKMNEAACSKFSRTMSMADRSGQLLESLDQLEIRVEALRETAASMEAEREFILEMIQSIQQGQELRNISAGEREELTLTANRLMGRTLSVEISVGTIRNPQQEDALRQATSVIDGIVKKLLDDMESGRQQLLAVHAACVTEAPPVPIDQKFQAIVISCALEDQKKIKRRLETLLRNVENAEKNIKIMDHQKLEDSKSNGCQ, from the exons ATGGCTCAGGCGAAAATACAGGCGAAAATGAACGAAGCGGCGTGCAGCAAGTTCAGCAGGACCATGTCCATGGCAGATCGCTCCGGACAACTCCTGGAAAGTTTGGATCAGCTGGAAATCAG GGTGGAGGCTTTACGCGAGACCGCCGCGTCCATGGAGGCGGAGAGGGAGTTCATCCTGGAAATGATCCAGTCCATTCAGCAGGGACAGGAACTGCGAAACATCTCTGCTG gagaaagagaagagttGACTTTGACAGCAAACCGCCTAATGGGCCGCACGCTGTCCGTGGAGATCTCCGTGGGCACGATCAGAAACCCCCAGCAGGAGGACGCGCTGCGCCAGGCCACGTCCGTGATCGACGGGATAGTGAAGAAGTTACTGGACGACATGGAGAGCGGGCGGCAGCAGCTGCTGGCCGTGCACGCCGCCTGCGTGACCGAGGCGCCGCCCGTCCCCATCGACCAGAAGTTTCAGGCCATCGTGATCAGCTGCGCTCTGGAGGACCAGAAGAAGATCAAGCGCCGCCTGGAGACTTTGTTGAGGAACGTTGAAAATGCCGAGAAGAACATCAAGATCATGGATCACCAAAAGCTGGAGGACTCAAAATCAAATGGCTGCCAATAA
- the znf451 gene encoding E3 SUMO-protein ligase ZNF451 isoform X2 has protein sequence MSSPTGADEDEVEEVEFVSEGTVKPVLECIDLLSDNEDEGCSSAAGTVEDKITRHKAHVTSTLERLAQQVALDRKERSDKCKAFKEKQISQRARGQQELAVSSSPYGINQEAKHCVDMWLKMPGLGPGAFNPGFGRRRKRPASSPVNHSTQHTCPVINCGRVYDNASLLEGHLKRFDHSPCDPTINVRGCPSNLFACVACGQQFPTEEAWRKHLEFKVSSLVADGHSMEQTHQWIVCFACPDCYFLFNLRDECLQHMSAKNHFTESFPMNDTRGRALPVPVSQYVKNRLITLCKDVHFNVRCSLCHKVLISHQAAQAHFNVHCRQGCAVAKADKTVAQVMKQLQVRGQCSVCCKIFFSPADIERHKESTQHLVEVNQTMAKALLQHCRFSEKHQGHAERKRQSSSPEKAFQKTNKGRECEESSGKRRRLSVNGSRNSAAAWFCECGLRFSEEATATNHLLAVNQIFHQCAVCGKQMGESAITRLHMSRFHGGAHLSNFLFYCRRCKVEMPRYEDILAHVTEAHSGHTYLAEREAPEELAGSKPSTSGRVDPPPLPPSSSECAARRSAVEAPSEAERTWMCRMCEDTFGSERDVRRHCRDASAHSFQRFICGHCPQKFFKESTVRRHCANEHGGRIQSSHFCGLCDSMRFESEGEFLEHYKSLHSRDYYCVEDVEVVEAGGGGGRPACPCMGSVKGKAEMKATYTQCMRNLSDEGKCHYVCACCGACVPSFARMKTHVHTKHAAENPDRAFAVECKVCLESFTGVPGFHTHYHSRHCALQPCGVKAEPAVKALDAVPISPGADEIEEETLEFSNMDRANKESEACESEPDEEMNHEPSLSAEAEVESAELEEALKRSLLEY, from the exons ATGTCTTCTCCAACTGGAGCAGACGAGGACGAGGTGGAAGAAGTGGAGTTTGTATCA GAGGGCACTGTCAAACCAGTATTGGAATGTATTGATCTGCTGAGTGATAATGAGGATGAGGGATGCTCATCTGCGGCAGGCACG GTTGAAGATAAAATCACCCGCCATAAAGCGCATGTTACATCTACCCTGGAAAGGCTAGCACAACAGGTGGCCTTGGATAGAAAGGAAAGATCAGATAAATGTAAAGCCTTCAAG GAGAAGCAAATCTCTCAAAGAGCCCGTGGACAGCAGGAGCTGGCCGTTAGTAGTTCTCCGTATGGAATTAATCAGGAAGCCAAGCACTGTGTAGACATGTGGTTAAAGATGCCAG GTCTTGGACCTGGAGCGTTCAATCCTGGatttggaagaagaagaaaaagacctgCTTCTTCCCCTGTAAACCATTCAACCCAACACACTTGTCCAGTGATCAACTGTGGTCGAGTTTATGACAATGCGTCTCTCCTTGAAGGCCACCTTAAAAG GTTCGATCACTCACCCTGTGACCCAACCATCAACGTTAGAGGATGCCCATCAAACCTCTTTGCCTGTGTTGCCTGTGGTCAACAGTTTCCGACTGAAGAAGCATGGAGGAAACATCTTGAGTTTAAG GTGTCCTCATTGGTTGCCGATGGTCACAGCATGGAACAGACTCACCAGTGGATCGTGTGTTTTGCCTGTCCTGACTGCTACTTCCTCTTCAACCTCCGAGACGAGTGTCTTCAGCACATGTCAGCCAAAAACCACTTCACAGAGTCATTCCCCATGAATG ACACCAGAGGAAGAGCACTGCCGGTTCCGGTTTCACAATATGTCAAGAATCGTCTCATAACTTTGTGCAAAGATGTTCACTTCAATGTCCGATGCTCCTTATGTCACAAAGTACTGATCTCACATCAGGCCGCTCAAGCTCACTTTAA TGTGCACTGCAGACAGGGCTGCGCGGTGGCCAAGGCTGATAAAACGGTTGCACAGGTGATGAAACAACTGCAAGTGCGAGGGCAGTGCTCCGTCTGCTGTAAAATCTTCTTCAGCCCCGCTGATATTGAGAGGCACAAAGAATCGACCCAGCACCTAGTGGAGGTCAACCAAACTATGGCGAAAGCCCTCCTTCAGCACTGCAGGTTCAGTGAAAAGCACCAGGGCCACGCGGAGAGGAAAAGGCAGTCCTCCAGCCCTGAAAAAGCttttcaaaagacaaataagGGCCGTGAGTGTGAAGAATCTTCCGGCAAACGGAGACGACTGAGCGTTAATGGCAGCCGGAACTCCGCGGCCGCGTGGTTCTGCGAGTGTGGTCTACGGTTCTCAGAGGAGGCCACAGCCACCAATCATCTCTTGGCTGTAAACCAAATTTTCCACCAGTGCGCCGTGTGTGGCAAACAGATGGGAGAGTCGGCCATCACCCGCCTGCACATGAGCCGCTTCCACGGGGGAGCTCATCTCTCCAACTTCCTCTTCTACTGCCGCAGGTGCAAAGTGGAAATGCCTCGGTACGAAGACATCCTGGCCCACGTGACGGAAGCCCACAGCGGACACACCTACCTCGCCGAACGGGAGGCGCCCGAGGAGCTCGCCGGCAGCAAGCCCTCCACCAGCGGACGAGTCgacccgccgccgctgccgccctcctcctccgagtGCGCGGCGCGGCGGAGCGCGGTGGAGGCGCCCTCGGAGGCCGAGCGGACCTGGATGTGCAGGATGTGCGAGGACACCTTCGGCTCCGAGCGGGACGTCCGCAGGCACTGCCGCGACGCGAGCGCTCACAGCTTCCAGAGGTTCATCTGCGGACACTGCCCCCAGAAGTTCTTCAAGGAGTCCACCGTCCGGCGGCACTGCGCCAACGAGCACGGCGGGCGGATCCAGAGCTCCCACTTCTGCGGCCTCTGCGACAGCATGCGCTTCGAGTCCGAGGGCGAGTTTTTGGAGCACTACAAGAGTCTACACAGTAGAGACTACTACTGCGTGGAAGACGTGGAGGTTGTTGAGGCaggtggcggcggcggtcggccggcgTGCCCGTGCATGGGTTCGGTGAAGGGGAAAGCGGAAATGAAAGCAACGTACACACAATGCATGAGGAATCTGTCCGACGAAGGAAAATGTCACTACGTGTGCGCTTGCTGTGGCGCCTGTGTGCCCTCCTTCGCCCGGATGAAGACTCACGTCCACACGAAGCACGCGGCGGAGAACCCGGACAGGGCCTTCGCCGTGGAGTGCAAGGTCTGCCTGGAGAGTTTCACGGGCGTACCAGGTTTCCATACCCACTATCACTCCCGACACTGTGCACTGCAACCCTGCGGCGTGAAAGCAGAACCAGCTGTCAAAGCCCTCGATGCAGTGCCGATCTCACCAGGCGCCGACG AAATTGAAGAGGAAACATTGGAGTTTTCGAACATGGATCGCGCCAACAAAGAGAGTGAAGCATGTGAAA GTGAACCCGATGAGGAGATGAACCATGAACCGTCTTTGAGTGCAGAGGCAGAAGTAGAATCAGCAG AGTTAGAAGAAGCCCTTAAAAGAAGCCTTCTGGAGTATTGA
- the znf451 gene encoding E3 SUMO-protein ligase ZNF451 isoform X1, with the protein MPPPQTAGSSPADNVSLEAQEENTHTGGPTEMSSPTGADEDEVEEVEFVSEGTVKPVLECIDLLSDNEDEGCSSAAGTVEDKITRHKAHVTSTLERLAQQVALDRKERSDKCKAFKEKQISQRARGQQELAVSSSPYGINQEAKHCVDMWLKMPGLGPGAFNPGFGRRRKRPASSPVNHSTQHTCPVINCGRVYDNASLLEGHLKRFDHSPCDPTINVRGCPSNLFACVACGQQFPTEEAWRKHLEFKVSSLVADGHSMEQTHQWIVCFACPDCYFLFNLRDECLQHMSAKNHFTESFPMNDTRGRALPVPVSQYVKNRLITLCKDVHFNVRCSLCHKVLISHQAAQAHFNVHCRQGCAVAKADKTVAQVMKQLQVRGQCSVCCKIFFSPADIERHKESTQHLVEVNQTMAKALLQHCRFSEKHQGHAERKRQSSSPEKAFQKTNKGRECEESSGKRRRLSVNGSRNSAAAWFCECGLRFSEEATATNHLLAVNQIFHQCAVCGKQMGESAITRLHMSRFHGGAHLSNFLFYCRRCKVEMPRYEDILAHVTEAHSGHTYLAEREAPEELAGSKPSTSGRVDPPPLPPSSSECAARRSAVEAPSEAERTWMCRMCEDTFGSERDVRRHCRDASAHSFQRFICGHCPQKFFKESTVRRHCANEHGGRIQSSHFCGLCDSMRFESEGEFLEHYKSLHSRDYYCVEDVEVVEAGGGGGRPACPCMGSVKGKAEMKATYTQCMRNLSDEGKCHYVCACCGACVPSFARMKTHVHTKHAAENPDRAFAVECKVCLESFTGVPGFHTHYHSRHCALQPCGVKAEPAVKALDAVPISPGADEIEEETLEFSNMDRANKESEACESEPDEEMNHEPSLSAEAEVESAELEEALKRSLLEY; encoded by the exons ATGCCGCCGCCTCAAACAGCTGGCTCCTCTCCTGCCGATAATGTGTCGCTGGAAGCTCaagaggagaacacacacactggcggACCAAC AGAAATGTCTTCTCCAACTGGAGCAGACGAGGACGAGGTGGAAGAAGTGGAGTTTGTATCA GAGGGCACTGTCAAACCAGTATTGGAATGTATTGATCTGCTGAGTGATAATGAGGATGAGGGATGCTCATCTGCGGCAGGCACG GTTGAAGATAAAATCACCCGCCATAAAGCGCATGTTACATCTACCCTGGAAAGGCTAGCACAACAGGTGGCCTTGGATAGAAAGGAAAGATCAGATAAATGTAAAGCCTTCAAG GAGAAGCAAATCTCTCAAAGAGCCCGTGGACAGCAGGAGCTGGCCGTTAGTAGTTCTCCGTATGGAATTAATCAGGAAGCCAAGCACTGTGTAGACATGTGGTTAAAGATGCCAG GTCTTGGACCTGGAGCGTTCAATCCTGGatttggaagaagaagaaaaagacctgCTTCTTCCCCTGTAAACCATTCAACCCAACACACTTGTCCAGTGATCAACTGTGGTCGAGTTTATGACAATGCGTCTCTCCTTGAAGGCCACCTTAAAAG GTTCGATCACTCACCCTGTGACCCAACCATCAACGTTAGAGGATGCCCATCAAACCTCTTTGCCTGTGTTGCCTGTGGTCAACAGTTTCCGACTGAAGAAGCATGGAGGAAACATCTTGAGTTTAAG GTGTCCTCATTGGTTGCCGATGGTCACAGCATGGAACAGACTCACCAGTGGATCGTGTGTTTTGCCTGTCCTGACTGCTACTTCCTCTTCAACCTCCGAGACGAGTGTCTTCAGCACATGTCAGCCAAAAACCACTTCACAGAGTCATTCCCCATGAATG ACACCAGAGGAAGAGCACTGCCGGTTCCGGTTTCACAATATGTCAAGAATCGTCTCATAACTTTGTGCAAAGATGTTCACTTCAATGTCCGATGCTCCTTATGTCACAAAGTACTGATCTCACATCAGGCCGCTCAAGCTCACTTTAA TGTGCACTGCAGACAGGGCTGCGCGGTGGCCAAGGCTGATAAAACGGTTGCACAGGTGATGAAACAACTGCAAGTGCGAGGGCAGTGCTCCGTCTGCTGTAAAATCTTCTTCAGCCCCGCTGATATTGAGAGGCACAAAGAATCGACCCAGCACCTAGTGGAGGTCAACCAAACTATGGCGAAAGCCCTCCTTCAGCACTGCAGGTTCAGTGAAAAGCACCAGGGCCACGCGGAGAGGAAAAGGCAGTCCTCCAGCCCTGAAAAAGCttttcaaaagacaaataagGGCCGTGAGTGTGAAGAATCTTCCGGCAAACGGAGACGACTGAGCGTTAATGGCAGCCGGAACTCCGCGGCCGCGTGGTTCTGCGAGTGTGGTCTACGGTTCTCAGAGGAGGCCACAGCCACCAATCATCTCTTGGCTGTAAACCAAATTTTCCACCAGTGCGCCGTGTGTGGCAAACAGATGGGAGAGTCGGCCATCACCCGCCTGCACATGAGCCGCTTCCACGGGGGAGCTCATCTCTCCAACTTCCTCTTCTACTGCCGCAGGTGCAAAGTGGAAATGCCTCGGTACGAAGACATCCTGGCCCACGTGACGGAAGCCCACAGCGGACACACCTACCTCGCCGAACGGGAGGCGCCCGAGGAGCTCGCCGGCAGCAAGCCCTCCACCAGCGGACGAGTCgacccgccgccgctgccgccctcctcctccgagtGCGCGGCGCGGCGGAGCGCGGTGGAGGCGCCCTCGGAGGCCGAGCGGACCTGGATGTGCAGGATGTGCGAGGACACCTTCGGCTCCGAGCGGGACGTCCGCAGGCACTGCCGCGACGCGAGCGCTCACAGCTTCCAGAGGTTCATCTGCGGACACTGCCCCCAGAAGTTCTTCAAGGAGTCCACCGTCCGGCGGCACTGCGCCAACGAGCACGGCGGGCGGATCCAGAGCTCCCACTTCTGCGGCCTCTGCGACAGCATGCGCTTCGAGTCCGAGGGCGAGTTTTTGGAGCACTACAAGAGTCTACACAGTAGAGACTACTACTGCGTGGAAGACGTGGAGGTTGTTGAGGCaggtggcggcggcggtcggccggcgTGCCCGTGCATGGGTTCGGTGAAGGGGAAAGCGGAAATGAAAGCAACGTACACACAATGCATGAGGAATCTGTCCGACGAAGGAAAATGTCACTACGTGTGCGCTTGCTGTGGCGCCTGTGTGCCCTCCTTCGCCCGGATGAAGACTCACGTCCACACGAAGCACGCGGCGGAGAACCCGGACAGGGCCTTCGCCGTGGAGTGCAAGGTCTGCCTGGAGAGTTTCACGGGCGTACCAGGTTTCCATACCCACTATCACTCCCGACACTGTGCACTGCAACCCTGCGGCGTGAAAGCAGAACCAGCTGTCAAAGCCCTCGATGCAGTGCCGATCTCACCAGGCGCCGACG AAATTGAAGAGGAAACATTGGAGTTTTCGAACATGGATCGCGCCAACAAAGAGAGTGAAGCATGTGAAA GTGAACCCGATGAGGAGATGAACCATGAACCGTCTTTGAGTGCAGAGGCAGAAGTAGAATCAGCAG AGTTAGAAGAAGCCCTTAAAAGAAGCCTTCTGGAGTATTGA
- the rab23 gene encoding ras-related protein Rab-23 isoform X1: MCLCHVAEATQAANGVKRPDVPTMLEEDMEVAIKVVVVGNGAVGKSSMIQRYCKGVFTKDYKKTIGVDFLERQIIVNDEEVRLMLWDTAGQEEFDAITKAYYRGAQACVLVFSTTDRESFQAIDSWREKVEAEVGDIPTVLVQNKIDLLEDTVIKNEEAEASAKRLKLRFYRASVKEDLNVNEVFKYLAEKYLQRLKQQTAEETEVLHSTSNKIGVFNTTTSSHVCNQNSSNGREIITLRPNKQRTKKSKNPFGSCSLL, from the exons ATGTGTTTATGTCACGTTGCTGAAGCTACCCAGGCAGCAAACGGAGTGAAACGCCCCGACGTCCCCACCATGTTGGAGGAGGACATGGAAGTGGCCATCAAGGTGGTCGTGGTCGGCAACGGGGCCGTTGGCAAGTCCAGTATGATCCAACGCTACTGCAAGGGCGTCTTCACCAAGGACTACAAGAAGACCATCGGCGTGGACTTCCTGGAGAGGCAGATCAT CGTTAACGACGAAGAGGTGCGACTAATGCTGTGGGACACGGCCGGGCAGGAGGAGTTTGACGCTATCACTAAGGCCTACTACCGTG GGGCCCAAGCATGTGTGCTGGTCTTCTCGACCACAGACCGGGAGTCGTTTCAGGCGATTGACAGCTGGAGGGAGAAGGTGGAGGCCGAGGTCGGAGATATTCCTACAGTCCTAGTGCAGAACAAGATTGACCTGCTGGAAGACACCGTTATAAAAAA CGAGGAGGCAGAAGCTTCGGCCAAAAGGCTCAAGCTGAGATTTTATCGAGCTTCAGTGAAAGAGGACCTCAACGTCAATGAGG TGTTTAAGTACTTGGCTGAGAAGTATCTCCAGCGACTCAAACAGCAAACGGCAGAAGAGACCGAAGTGCTGCACTCAACAAGCAATAAAATAG GTGTTTTTAATACCACAACAAGTAGTCATGTTTGCAACCAGAACTCCAGCAACGGAAGAGAAATTATCACTTTGCGACCCAACAAACAACGGACCAAGAAGAGTAAAAATCCTTTTGGGAGCTGCAGCCTGCTGtag
- the rab23 gene encoding ras-related protein Rab-23 isoform X2, with product MLEEDMEVAIKVVVVGNGAVGKSSMIQRYCKGVFTKDYKKTIGVDFLERQIIVNDEEVRLMLWDTAGQEEFDAITKAYYRGAQACVLVFSTTDRESFQAIDSWREKVEAEVGDIPTVLVQNKIDLLEDTVIKNEEAEASAKRLKLRFYRASVKEDLNVNEVFKYLAEKYLQRLKQQTAEETEVLHSTSNKIGVFNTTTSSHVCNQNSSNGREIITLRPNKQRTKKSKNPFGSCSLL from the exons ATGTTGGAGGAGGACATGGAAGTGGCCATCAAGGTGGTCGTGGTCGGCAACGGGGCCGTTGGCAAGTCCAGTATGATCCAACGCTACTGCAAGGGCGTCTTCACCAAGGACTACAAGAAGACCATCGGCGTGGACTTCCTGGAGAGGCAGATCAT CGTTAACGACGAAGAGGTGCGACTAATGCTGTGGGACACGGCCGGGCAGGAGGAGTTTGACGCTATCACTAAGGCCTACTACCGTG GGGCCCAAGCATGTGTGCTGGTCTTCTCGACCACAGACCGGGAGTCGTTTCAGGCGATTGACAGCTGGAGGGAGAAGGTGGAGGCCGAGGTCGGAGATATTCCTACAGTCCTAGTGCAGAACAAGATTGACCTGCTGGAAGACACCGTTATAAAAAA CGAGGAGGCAGAAGCTTCGGCCAAAAGGCTCAAGCTGAGATTTTATCGAGCTTCAGTGAAAGAGGACCTCAACGTCAATGAGG TGTTTAAGTACTTGGCTGAGAAGTATCTCCAGCGACTCAAACAGCAAACGGCAGAAGAGACCGAAGTGCTGCACTCAACAAGCAATAAAATAG GTGTTTTTAATACCACAACAAGTAGTCATGTTTGCAACCAGAACTCCAGCAACGGAAGAGAAATTATCACTTTGCGACCCAACAAACAACGGACCAAGAAGAGTAAAAATCCTTTTGGGAGCTGCAGCCTGCTGtag